From Candidatus Binatus sp., the proteins below share one genomic window:
- a CDS encoding efflux RND transporter permease subunit, producing MSKFFIERPILANVIAIITVLLGFVCLFNLPVAQYPEVVPPTIQVSTNYPGASAEVVATTVGIPIEQGVNGVEDSIYMQSTSGSDGTYTLTVTFSVGTDLNAAIALVQNAVNGALSQLPQEVQTQGVTVQKVSTNILLIGSLYSDDNRFDETFLSNYAIINLQNPIARLPGVGQVQILGAGPYSMRIWLDPIKLKAYGLTVLEVQEAIKNQNIQVAAGQLGGPPVPSDQVFQFTVNTLGRLSDVKQFENIIIKTHPPATDQGGKPPEPGDIAQTAAIVRMKDVAKVQLSQEAYSNFSGLNGKKAAQMNVYTLPGANALKVSQEVKALMAQMSQKFPLGLKYTSLLDSSLFIQDSIHGVYAALIEAGILVLIVIMLFLQNFRAMLVPATTVPVTIIGAFAAMAVLGFTVNLMTLFALILAIGIVVDDAIVIVENTSHYIEEGMTPKDASIKAMGELTGPILGITLVLTSVFLPASFLPGITGQMFRQFALVIAATAIISALNALTLNPTQCALYIKPIPKDRKVNRFYQTFNRVYTAVEDGYVGLVHRMAQQPGRMAVVFFAVVTVAGLLFGMHPTAFLPIEDQGYCLVSAELPPGASQARVREVSADIDKVLKQTPGIKGWVTSGGVSALDAANLANVVTEYVMYEDWGKRPDDLTQAAIVASLRERLEPIRKARFDVLIPPPIPGLGQAGGFQMMVEDRVGVGLNELQKGVQEIISKASNEKALRNVTTTFSAKSPQLELEINRTMVESLGVTISDVFQTLQTYLGSTYVNLFTKFNQSFQVRLQAGADYRTQLADIGNLYVANKAGEMVPLGALLHVRRVLGSELLTRYNMYPAASVIGSPAPGYSSGQALDVMERVAQDDLPLGMGYDWTGLSYQQKLISNQSYFIFALSITLVFLVLAAQYESWTDPAAVVLSVPMALAGVIIALIVRGFPTDLYTQIGLVLMIALAAKNAILVVEFARELKAEGMATVDAAVEATRRRFRPIVMTSIAFILSVVPLLTATGAGAASQQALGTVVFGGMVASTLVAIPFVPVFYILMQDVSEWGMRRRGVVPVSCEAASQPAD from the coding sequence GTGTCCAAGTTCTTTATCGAACGGCCGATTCTCGCCAACGTGATTGCAATCATCACGGTTTTGCTCGGCTTCGTCTGCTTGTTCAACTTACCGGTGGCGCAGTATCCGGAAGTCGTGCCGCCGACGATCCAGGTCAGCACCAACTATCCGGGCGCTAGCGCGGAAGTCGTCGCAACTACCGTCGGCATTCCGATCGAACAGGGCGTCAATGGCGTCGAAGACTCGATCTACATGCAATCGACCAGCGGCAGCGACGGCACCTACACGCTGACGGTGACATTCTCGGTCGGCACCGATCTCAACGCTGCGATTGCCTTGGTGCAGAACGCCGTCAATGGCGCACTGTCGCAGCTTCCGCAGGAAGTTCAGACACAAGGCGTCACGGTGCAGAAGGTCAGCACCAACATCCTGCTGATAGGTAGCCTGTATTCGGACGACAACCGCTTTGATGAGACTTTTCTCAGCAACTACGCGATCATCAATCTGCAGAACCCGATCGCGCGGCTGCCAGGTGTCGGACAGGTGCAGATTCTTGGCGCTGGTCCGTACAGCATGCGAATCTGGCTCGACCCCATCAAGCTGAAGGCCTACGGCCTGACCGTCCTGGAAGTCCAGGAGGCGATCAAGAATCAGAATATCCAGGTTGCTGCGGGCCAGCTAGGTGGGCCGCCCGTGCCATCCGATCAGGTGTTCCAGTTTACGGTCAATACACTAGGCCGGCTGTCGGACGTGAAGCAGTTCGAGAATATTATAATCAAGACGCATCCTCCGGCGACCGATCAAGGCGGGAAGCCGCCAGAGCCCGGTGACATTGCTCAGACCGCAGCTATAGTTCGGATGAAGGACGTCGCGAAGGTACAGCTCAGCCAGGAGGCTTATTCGAATTTTTCCGGTCTGAATGGGAAGAAGGCGGCGCAGATGAACGTGTACACGCTGCCGGGGGCCAACGCGCTCAAGGTGTCGCAGGAAGTGAAAGCCTTGATGGCGCAGATGAGCCAGAAGTTTCCCCTAGGGCTCAAGTACACGTCGCTGCTGGATAGTTCGCTGTTCATCCAGGACTCGATACACGGCGTGTATGCGGCATTGATCGAGGCGGGCATCCTGGTGCTGATCGTCATCATGCTGTTCTTGCAAAACTTTCGCGCGATGCTGGTGCCGGCCACGACGGTGCCAGTTACGATAATCGGCGCCTTTGCGGCGATGGCGGTGCTAGGGTTCACGGTAAATCTGATGACGCTCTTTGCGTTGATCCTCGCGATCGGCATCGTCGTAGACGATGCGATTGTCATAGTCGAGAACACTTCTCACTATATCGAGGAAGGTATGACGCCCAAGGACGCGTCGATCAAGGCGATGGGCGAGCTGACCGGCCCGATATTAGGCATCACGCTGGTGCTTACTTCGGTCTTTCTGCCGGCTTCGTTCCTGCCAGGCATTACCGGCCAAATGTTTCGGCAGTTTGCGCTGGTTATAGCTGCCACCGCGATCATAAGTGCGCTGAATGCGTTGACCCTCAATCCCACGCAATGCGCACTCTACATCAAGCCGATCCCCAAGGATCGCAAGGTCAACCGCTTCTATCAGACATTCAACCGGGTCTACACCGCGGTTGAAGATGGTTATGTCGGACTGGTTCACAGGATGGCTCAGCAACCGGGCCGGATGGCAGTAGTGTTCTTCGCGGTGGTTACGGTCGCAGGGTTGCTGTTCGGGATGCATCCTACGGCGTTTCTTCCTATCGAAGATCAAGGATATTGCCTCGTGTCAGCCGAGCTTCCGCCCGGAGCCTCGCAAGCCCGCGTGCGCGAGGTCTCCGCGGATATCGATAAGGTGCTGAAACAGACGCCGGGTATTAAAGGTTGGGTCACGAGCGGCGGGGTATCCGCACTTGATGCGGCGAATCTAGCCAACGTGGTAACCGAGTACGTGATGTACGAAGACTGGGGCAAGCGGCCTGACGACCTTACTCAAGCGGCCATTGTTGCCAGCTTGCGCGAGCGTCTCGAGCCGATTCGCAAAGCTCGATTCGACGTGTTGATCCCGCCGCCGATACCGGGCCTCGGTCAGGCTGGCGGCTTTCAGATGATGGTCGAGGACAGGGTCGGTGTAGGCCTGAATGAGTTGCAGAAGGGCGTCCAGGAGATCATCAGCAAGGCAAGCAACGAGAAGGCGCTCCGGAACGTAACAACCACCTTCAGCGCCAAGAGTCCTCAGCTCGAGCTTGAGATCAACAGAACGATGGTGGAATCGCTAGGAGTCACCATCAGCGATGTGTTTCAGACGCTACAGACGTACCTTGGCTCGACGTACGTTAATTTATTTACTAAGTTCAATCAGAGTTTCCAGGTCCGCTTGCAGGCGGGAGCCGACTATCGCACGCAACTCGCTGACATCGGAAACCTATACGTCGCCAACAAGGCCGGAGAGATGGTCCCGCTCGGGGCGCTGCTGCACGTACGGCGCGTGCTAGGGTCGGAACTGCTGACCCGTTACAACATGTATCCGGCGGCGTCGGTTATAGGGAGTCCGGCGCCTGGTTATAGTTCGGGCCAGGCGCTTGACGTGATGGAAAGGGTGGCGCAAGACGATCTGCCTTTGGGCATGGGTTACGACTGGACGGGCCTTTCCTACCAGCAGAAGCTGATCAGCAATCAATCCTACTTCATCTTTGCGTTGTCGATAACGCTCGTCTTCCTGGTGCTGGCGGCGCAGTACGAGAGTTGGACCGATCCGGCGGCGGTCGTGCTTAGCGTGCCGATGGCGCTGGCTGGCGTCATCATTGCGTTGATCGTGCGCGGCTTTCCCACCGACCTTTATACGCAAATCGGCCTCGTGCTGATGATTGCGCTGGCAGCTAAGAACGCGATCCTGGTAGTTGAGTTCGCGCGCGAGCTTAAAGCAGAGGGGATGGCGACGGTCGACGCGGCGGTCGAAGCGACGCGGCGGCGCTTCCGTCCGATAGTGATGACATCGATTGCATTCATACTAAGCGTCGTCCCATTGCTCACGGCCACCGGCGCCGGCGCCGCCAGTCAGCAAGCATTGGGCACGGTCGTGTTCGGCGGAATGGTCGCTTCGACATTGGTCGCGATACCGTTTGTGCCGGTCTTTTACATCCTGATGCAGGATGTTTCGGAGTGGGGCATGCGGCGGCGAGGCGTAGTACCGGTCAGTTGCGAAGCAGCATCGCAACCGGCGGACTAA